One Streptomyces sp. P9-A2 DNA window includes the following coding sequences:
- a CDS encoding PDR/VanB family oxidoreductase, with translation MDISTPVTRPPDLYGRPRSDSFMQKLAAFSDNAVTGLARRSTPPRRPPATEMPVIRELVVATKHQEAEDVVSLRLAAPDGGILPPWQPGAHIELHLPSGRKRQYSLCGDPADRYRYRIAVRRIANGGGGSAEVHDALGEGMRVAITGPRNAFPFAAEAFILLIAGGIGITPILPMAREAARRGLDWRLVHTGRSRGSMPFAAELAELAAAAPGRVSIRPDDESGVPEAADLLNLSPAAGAVYCCGPAPMIDGVRRAFGGSRASALHFERFAPAPITDGRPFELQLGDTGRVLPVPYDRSALDVLHEALPDMPFSCRQGFCGTCRVRVAHGHVDHRDRRLTATERAAGAMLPCVSRAPEGERLVLEV, from the coding sequence ATGGACATCAGCACCCCCGTCACTCGGCCGCCGGACCTGTACGGCAGACCACGCAGCGACTCCTTCATGCAGAAGCTGGCGGCTTTCAGCGACAACGCGGTCACGGGCCTCGCGCGGCGCAGCACTCCTCCCAGGCGCCCGCCGGCCACCGAGATGCCCGTGATCCGGGAACTGGTGGTCGCCACCAAGCACCAAGAGGCCGAGGATGTCGTCTCCCTGCGGCTGGCAGCACCCGACGGGGGAATACTCCCGCCCTGGCAGCCCGGCGCCCACATCGAACTGCACCTGCCCTCCGGCCGCAAGCGGCAGTACTCTCTGTGCGGCGATCCTGCCGACCGGTACCGGTACCGCATCGCGGTGCGCCGCATCGCCAACGGCGGAGGCGGTTCAGCAGAGGTACACGACGCCCTCGGAGAGGGTATGAGGGTCGCCATCACCGGGCCCCGGAACGCCTTCCCCTTCGCCGCCGAAGCATTCATCCTGCTCATCGCGGGCGGCATCGGAATCACCCCGATCCTGCCGATGGCTCGGGAAGCCGCGCGACGCGGGCTGGACTGGAGGCTCGTGCACACCGGCCGCAGCCGCGGCTCGATGCCCTTCGCGGCAGAGCTGGCCGAACTCGCAGCCGCAGCCCCTGGCCGGGTCTCCATCCGTCCTGACGACGAGTCCGGCGTGCCCGAAGCAGCCGATCTATTGAACTTGAGCCCGGCGGCGGGTGCGGTGTACTGCTGCGGACCCGCGCCCATGATCGACGGCGTTCGGCGCGCGTTCGGTGGTAGTCGCGCGTCAGCCCTGCACTTCGAGCGTTTCGCCCCGGCCCCGATCACGGACGGCCGTCCCTTCGAACTTCAGCTGGGCGACACCGGACGGGTTCTGCCAGTGCCGTACGACCGCTCCGCCCTGGATGTTCTCCACGAGGCCCTGCCGGACATGCCGTTCTCCTGCCGCCAGGGGTTTTGCGGCACCTGCCGGGTACGGGTGGCCCATGGCCATGTCGATCATCGTGACCGTCGGCTCACGGCCACCGAACGTGCGGCCGGCGCCATGCTGCCCTGCGTCTCGCGTGCACCGGAAGGAGAGCGGTTGGTGCTGGAGGTGTGA